The Micromonospora sediminicola genome contains a region encoding:
- a CDS encoding ABC transporter ATP-binding protein: MAEQTLPVNAGTVTDSGRVPTVVVDDVHVIYRIHKGATGGTTPVSALKRIVSRSKVPNIREVHAVKGVSFTAYEGEAIGLIGSNGSGKSTLLRAIAGLLPPARGAVYTQGQPSLLGVNAALLNDLSGERNVVLGCLAMGMQPEEVKRIAPEIIEFSGINERGDFASLPMRTYSSGMGARLRFAISSAKKHDVLLIDEALATGDRKFRARSEQRVRELRDSAGTVFLVSHSIGSIRDTCERTIWLESGVLKMDGPTKEVCDAYENQK; the protein is encoded by the coding sequence GTGGCTGAGCAGACCCTGCCGGTGAACGCCGGCACCGTGACCGACTCGGGCCGCGTCCCCACCGTGGTGGTGGACGACGTGCACGTGATCTACCGGATCCACAAGGGCGCGACCGGCGGCACCACCCCGGTCTCCGCGCTCAAGCGGATCGTCTCCCGCAGCAAGGTGCCGAACATCCGCGAGGTGCATGCCGTCAAGGGGGTGAGCTTCACCGCGTACGAGGGTGAGGCGATCGGCCTGATCGGCAGCAACGGCTCCGGCAAGTCGACCCTGCTGCGGGCCATCGCCGGCCTGCTCCCGCCGGCCCGCGGCGCGGTCTACACCCAGGGCCAGCCGTCCCTGCTCGGCGTGAACGCCGCGCTGCTCAACGACCTGTCCGGTGAGCGCAACGTGGTGCTCGGCTGCCTGGCCATGGGCATGCAGCCGGAGGAGGTCAAGCGGATCGCCCCGGAGATCATCGAGTTCTCCGGGATCAACGAGCGCGGCGACTTCGCCTCGCTGCCGATGCGCACCTACTCCTCCGGCATGGGCGCCCGGCTGCGCTTCGCCATCTCCTCGGCGAAGAAGCACGACGTGCTGCTCATCGACGAGGCCCTGGCCACCGGCGACCGCAAGTTCCGCGCCCGCAGCGAGCAGCGGGTCCGCGAGCTGCGCGACAGCGCCGGCACGGTCTTCCTGGTCAGCCACTCCATCGGCTCGATCCGGGACACCTGCGAGCGGACCATCTGGCTGGAGAGCGGCGTCCTCAAGATGGACGGCCCCACCAAGGAGGTCTGCGACGCGTACGAGAACCAGAAGTAG
- a CDS encoding ABC transporter permease encodes MANTAVADPESGLTRAELAGRYGLRVAGERPALGEYARRLWAYRHFMTAYSRAKVASSLSNTQLGQLWQVLTPLTNAAVYFLIFGLILAQHKNVPNFIAYLCTGVFIFIFTQTAATNGVSAITGNLGLIRALQFPRAALPITVTLVQLQQLLMSMVVLAAIVLITGEPITFRWLLLPLMLLLQTIFNVGLSMVMARLGSKVTDLKQIMPFVMRTWLYASGVLYPVALIREHLPPWAANILEWNPPLVFIELARYALLDSHQANLVSSPLKLWALGLFWAVVMGVGGFVYFWRGEKEYGRG; translated from the coding sequence CCGAACTGGCCGGGCGGTACGGGCTGCGGGTGGCCGGGGAACGACCAGCCCTGGGCGAGTACGCCCGACGGTTGTGGGCGTACCGGCACTTCATGACCGCGTACTCGCGGGCGAAGGTCGCCTCCTCGCTGAGCAACACCCAGCTCGGTCAGCTCTGGCAGGTGCTGACGCCGCTGACCAACGCGGCGGTCTACTTCCTGATCTTCGGCCTGATCCTGGCCCAGCACAAGAACGTGCCGAACTTCATCGCGTACCTGTGCACCGGTGTGTTCATCTTCATCTTCACCCAGACCGCGGCGACGAACGGCGTCAGCGCGATCACCGGCAACCTGGGCCTGATCCGGGCGCTGCAGTTCCCGCGGGCCGCGCTGCCGATCACGGTGACGCTGGTGCAGCTCCAGCAGCTGCTCATGTCGATGGTCGTGCTGGCCGCCATCGTGCTGATCACCGGCGAGCCGATCACCTTCCGCTGGCTGCTGCTCCCCCTGATGCTGCTGCTCCAGACGATCTTCAACGTCGGGCTGAGCATGGTCATGGCCCGCCTCGGCTCGAAGGTCACCGACCTGAAGCAGATCATGCCGTTCGTGATGCGGACCTGGCTGTACGCCTCCGGCGTGCTCTACCCGGTGGCGCTCATCCGCGAGCACCTGCCGCCGTGGGCGGCCAACATCCTGGAGTGGAACCCGCCGCTGGTCTTCATCGAACTGGCCCGCTACGCGCTGCTCGACTCGCACCAGGCCAACCTGGTGAGCAGCCCCCTGAAGCTCTGGGCGCTCGGTCTGTTCTGGGCGGTCGTGATGGGCGTCGGCGGGTTCGTCTACTTCTGGCGCGGAGAGAAGGAGTACGGCCGTGGCTGA